In Amyelois transitella isolate CPQ chromosome 3, ilAmyTran1.1, whole genome shotgun sequence, a single genomic region encodes these proteins:
- the LOC106135483 gene encoding Golgi phosphoprotein 3 homolog sauron, with product MNRTEGLVQRRNVIKDSNSDGTVKENHDDDKKSDKSYDDGDSKETRLTLMEEVLLLGLKDKEGYTSFWNDCISSGLRGCILIELGLRGRIELERAGMRRKGLLSRKVIVKSDTPTGDVLLDEALKHMKETEPPETVQSWIEYLSGETWNPMKLKYQLKNVRERLAKNLVEKGVLTTEKQNFLLFDMTTHPLTDNVVKCRLVKKVQEAALRRSITDVAHADKRSLALLMLAHSADVLENAFAPLSDEDYELATRRVRALLDLDFEAEAMRPDACEIMWAVFAAFTK from the exons ATGAATCGAACGGAAGGATTGGTACAAAGAAGGAACGTAATAAAGGACAGCAATTCTGATGGAACAGTAAAAGAAAACCACGACGATGATAAGAAAAGTGATAAAAGTTATGATGATGGTGATTCCAAGGAAACAAGATTGACTCTAATGGAAGAAGTACTGCTTTTAGGGTTAAAGGACAAAGAG GGTTATACATCTTTTTGGAATGATTGTATATCAAGTGGTTTAAGAGGCTGTATCTTAATTGAATTGGGCTTACGAGGTCGTATAGAATTAGAGAGAGCTGGTATGAGAAGAAAAGGATTACTTTCTAGAAAAGTTATCGTGAAATCAG acACACCTACTGGAGATGTTTTATTAGACGAAGCTTTGAAACATATGAAAGAGACAGAACCACCAGAGACTGTGCAGAGTTGGATTGAGTATCTTAGTG GTGAGACTTGGAATCCTATGAAGCTAAAATATCAATTGAAAAATGTTCGAGAAAGATTGGCAAAAAATCTTGTAGAAAAAGGGGTGCTTACAACAGAGAAACAGAACTTCTTGCTATTTGATATGACCACGCACCCGCTTACAGATAATGTGGTCAAATGTCGCTTGGTGAAAAAG GTACAAGAAGCTGCCCTACGTCGATCAATAACAGACGTGGCCCATGCAGATAAGCGCTCGCTCGCACTATTGATGTTGGCACACTCTGCCGACGTACTGGAGAATGCTTTCGCGCCTCTTTCGGACGAAGATTACGAGCTCGCGACGAGGCGAGTGCGAGCCCTGCTCGACCTGGACTTCGAGGCTGAGGCCATGAGGCCCGACGCCTGCGAGATCATGTGGGCAGTCTTCGCTGCTTTCACCAAATAG